From the Musa acuminata AAA Group cultivar baxijiao chromosome BXJ1-2, Cavendish_Baxijiao_AAA, whole genome shotgun sequence genome, one window contains:
- the LOC135612039 gene encoding UDP-glycosyltransferase 73C6-like, whose product MSYGNRKPHFVLVPLFAQGHMIPMIDLARLLALQGVAVDVVTTPRNTARFKDMIDRANAAGLLIRFIEFQFPCTEVGLSEGCENVDLLPSGDLAKTFIAGLSILREPLLLHLRQQCSKPSCIISDACCPWTSEVARELRVPRLVFHGPSCFFLLCTHNVSKHNSGGHLANEFEPFLVPGFPHKLEVVRAQCLKFFELPGWEKLFAEVAEAESMADGFVINSFRELEAAYIDGYQKALGRKVWALGPVCLSIKETGDKVTRGNKMNVDENYIRNWLDAKETGSVIYVSFGTMVSHSASHLIEIGLGLEASKRPFIWVIKEKEMWPEVARLLSDGFEERTSSRGLILTGWAPQVLILSHPSVGGFMTHCGWNSTLEAVSVGVPMITWPHFFDQFLNERLVVEVLRVGVALKFNMFIRRIADDAEGLITREDVEKAVTELLDGGAEGEERRKRAKELAEKAKKAMNGGSSCEDLTLMIRHALERAGEASDAQEP is encoded by the coding sequence ATGAGCTACGGCAACCGGAAACCTCACTTCGTCTTGGTTCCTCTCTTTGCCCAAGGCCACATGATCCCCATGATCGACCTGGCTCGTCTTCTCGCGCTCCAAGGGGTGGCCGTCGACGTCGTGACCACCCCCCGCAACACCGCCCGGTTCAAGGACATGATCGATCGTGCAAACGCGGCTGGCCTGCTGATTCGATTTATCGAGTTCCAGTTCCCCTGTACCGAAGTTGGTTTGTCGGAGGGCTGCGAGAACGTCGACCTCCTCCCGTCTGGGGATCTCGCCAAGACCTTCATTGCGGGGTTGAGCATACTGCGAGAACCATTGTTGCTCCACCTCCGTCAGCAGTGCTCGAAGCCAAGCTGCATCATCTCCGACGCATGTTGTCCGTGGACGAGTGAGGTCGCTCGTGAGCTGCGCGTGCCTCGCTTGGTATTCCACGGGCCCTCCTGCTTCTTCCTCTTGTGCACTCATAACGTGAGCAAGCACAATTCCGGTGGCCATTTAGCTAATGAATTCGAGCCCTTCCTCGTGCCCGGCTTCCCTCACAAGCTGGAGGTCGTGAGAGCCCAATGTTTGAAGTTCTTCGAATTGCCAGGATGGGAGAAACTTTTCGCCGAGGTGGCGGAGGCTGAATCCATGGCCGATGGGTTTGTGATAAACAGCTTTCGCGAACTTGAGGCCGCCTACATCGATGGCTACCAGAAGGCGCTCGGGAGGAAGGTTTGGGCTCTAGGACCAGTCTGCCTCTCCATCAAGGAGACCGGCGACAAGGTCACGAGAGGGAACAAGATGAACGTGGACGAGAACTACATTAGGAACTGGCTGGACGCCAAGGAGACGGGATCCGTCATCTACGTTAGCTTCGGAACCATGGTGAGCCACAGCGCTTCTCATCTGATCGAGATAGGACTCGGCCTGGAGGCGTCGAAGAGGCCATTCATCTGGGTGATCAAGGAGAAAGAGATGTGGCCCGAGGTGGCGAGATTACTGTCCGACGGATTCGAAGAGAGAACGAGCTCGAGGGGCTTGATACTGACGGGTTGGGCGCCGCAGGTGCTGATCCTGTCACATCCCTCCGTGGGAGGATTCATGacgcactgcgggtggaactcgacGCTGGAGGCGGTGTCGGTGGGAGTGCCGATGATAACATGGCCGCACTTCTTCGATCAGTTCCTCAACGAGAGGCTAGTGGTCGAAGTTCTACGTGTCGGGGTGGCGCTCAAGTTCAACATGTTTATTCGTCGTATTGCCGATGATGCGGAAGGTCTGATCACCCGGGAGGACGTAGAGAAGGCGGTCACGGAGCTGCTTGATGGAGGAGCGGAAGGAGAAGAGAGGCGGAAGAGGGCCAAGGAGCTGGCGGAGAAGGCCAAGAAGGCAATGAATGGAGGTTCGTCGTGCGAAGACTTGACGCTCATGATCCGACATGCTCTGGAGCGTGCAGGCGAGGCTTCGGATGCACAGGAGCCCTAA